A stretch of the Porifericola rhodea genome encodes the following:
- a CDS encoding RagB/SusD family nutrient uptake outer membrane protein gives MKRKIYFSLFALALLWLAGCSEDELELTPPSEVTSENFFQKASDLELYTNSFYLMFPEKIYRGDDESDNVILNAPSDRVRGARIVPTDAGSAGWTWGDLRQINYFLENYERCQDEAAKKHYSGVARFFRAYFYFDKVKRFGDVPWYSSVVDPTDDAALNKARDSRILVMDSVLADLDYAVENMNANVEVYKVSKWTALALKSRVSLYEGTFRKYHGIEGSDKFLNQAWQAAEALMDAQTYSLYSSGSPETDYRDFFAAHDAIGDEVILARQFLTEHAIDHNVNYYTTTSSYGMPGMPKDLVNSYLMLDGSRFTDQADYNKLSFVEETQNRDPRLAQTVRTPGYTRLGTTEPLPPNLGATITGYQLIKFVTEPKYDTFDESITDMPLFRYAEVLLNYAEAKAELGSLTQEDLDKSINLIRARVGMPSLNLDAANADPDPYLAAQYKNVSAGSMQGVILEIRRERRIELFMENFRWDDLMRWKEGQKLTQDFRGMYFAGEGSYDLEGDGDTDVVIYSGDISDKENGILYLKLGEDVVLDENGLINPHPSINERKFDENKDYLYPLPRTEILLNANLEQNPGW, from the coding sequence ATGAAACGCAAGATATATTTTAGCCTATTCGCATTAGCGCTTTTATGGCTGGCCGGCTGTAGCGAAGACGAACTGGAGCTTACGCCGCCATCAGAAGTTACCTCAGAAAACTTTTTTCAGAAAGCCAGTGATCTGGAGCTGTATACTAACAGTTTCTACCTTATGTTTCCTGAAAAGATATACCGCGGAGATGATGAGTCAGATAATGTAATTCTGAATGCTCCATCTGACCGGGTAAGAGGTGCCAGAATTGTACCTACCGATGCTGGTAGCGCGGGCTGGACCTGGGGAGATTTAAGACAAATCAACTACTTTCTGGAAAATTACGAGCGCTGTCAGGATGAGGCTGCTAAAAAGCATTACAGCGGTGTCGCTCGCTTCTTCCGTGCTTACTTCTATTTTGATAAAGTAAAGCGCTTTGGTGATGTGCCCTGGTACTCCTCTGTAGTAGACCCTACAGATGATGCAGCTCTTAACAAGGCCCGTGATTCACGTATATTGGTCATGGACTCTGTGCTGGCAGACCTTGATTATGCAGTAGAAAATATGAATGCCAATGTAGAAGTGTACAAAGTGAGTAAATGGACAGCACTGGCACTAAAATCTCGTGTAAGCCTGTATGAAGGTACTTTCCGCAAGTATCATGGCATAGAAGGTAGCGACAAATTTTTAAATCAGGCGTGGCAGGCTGCCGAAGCGCTTATGGACGCTCAAACTTATAGCCTTTACAGTAGTGGAAGCCCGGAAACTGATTACCGTGATTTTTTTGCTGCTCATGACGCTATAGGTGATGAAGTTATTCTGGCCAGACAGTTTTTAACTGAGCATGCAATAGACCATAATGTAAACTATTATACCACTACTTCTTCTTACGGAATGCCCGGTATGCCCAAAGATCTGGTAAACAGCTACCTGATGTTAGACGGAAGTCGCTTTACCGATCAGGCAGATTATAATAAACTTTCTTTTGTAGAAGAAACCCAGAATCGTGATCCTCGTCTGGCTCAGACAGTACGTACACCTGGCTACACTCGCCTGGGAACTACCGAACCCTTACCTCCAAACCTGGGGGCTACCATCACTGGTTATCAGCTGATCAAATTTGTAACTGAGCCTAAGTACGATACATTTGACGAATCAATTACAGATATGCCGCTCTTCCGCTATGCAGAGGTCTTACTTAACTATGCAGAAGCTAAAGCAGAACTGGGTAGCCTTACACAAGAAGACCTGGATAAGTCTATCAACCTGATTAGGGCTCGGGTAGGTATGCCCAGCCTGAATCTGGATGCTGCCAATGCAGACCCTGATCCCTATCTGGCAGCTCAGTACAAAAATGTAAGTGCTGGTAGTATGCAGGGAGTTATTCTGGAGATTCGCAGAGAGCGCCGTATTGAATTGTTTATGGAAAACTTCCGTTGGGATGACCTGATGCGCTGGAAAGAAGGTCAGAAGCTAACGCAGGATTTTCGGGGAATGTATTTTGCCGGAGAGGGTTCTTACGACCTGGAAGGTGATGGCGATACTGATGTAGTCATCTATAGTGGAGATATATCGGATAAAGAAAACGGTATTTTGTACTTAAAACTGGGCGAAGATGTAGTATTGGATGAAAATGGCCTGATCAACCCTCACCCGAGTATAAACGAAAGAAAATTTGACGAAAATAAAGACTATCTTTATCCTCTGCCCAGAACAGAGATATTACTTAATGCTAACCTGGAGCAGAATCCTGGCTGGTAA
- a CDS encoding FecR family protein, whose product MDQQKFWKSILARYVRGEAGPAEQKLLDRYFADASSQEDAVWEELEEAPETIRQRLLAEVQQGIRPPKKTSYILWNLAKGIAASLMLITGLAYFVLNDKGISLSSLFASEEVWQEYATQSGEQKQINLPDGSVVHLNHQSSLRFSQTSFGRQQRKVKLLGEAFFEVQKDSLRPFIVETEKLSTRVLGTSFNVHTVDGHYAVAVASGAVEVQAKVKGETQKLQLMPGQQASLDSLQTQLIFEEQVTEETFLWRKGILAFHADPMHKVVAELERAFGRAIDCEPDLLHRAITARYSQKTLDYILEDLCFLLGAAYEENQNQIRITTLQ is encoded by the coding sequence ATGGATCAACAAAAATTCTGGAAGAGCATATTAGCTCGTTATGTAAGAGGAGAGGCCGGGCCCGCAGAACAAAAACTGCTAGATCGCTACTTTGCCGATGCAAGTAGTCAAGAGGATGCGGTATGGGAGGAGTTGGAAGAAGCTCCCGAAACAATACGGCAGAGGCTATTGGCAGAAGTGCAGCAAGGCATCAGACCTCCGAAAAAAACATCCTACATATTATGGAACCTGGCCAAAGGCATAGCCGCATCGCTAATGCTCATTACCGGTCTGGCATATTTTGTCCTGAACGATAAGGGTATTTCCCTATCGTCTCTTTTTGCCAGCGAAGAAGTTTGGCAGGAGTACGCTACCCAAAGCGGTGAGCAGAAGCAAATCAATCTTCCTGACGGTTCGGTAGTGCACCTAAACCATCAAAGTAGCCTTCGTTTTTCACAGACCAGCTTTGGCAGGCAGCAAAGAAAGGTAAAGCTACTTGGCGAAGCTTTTTTTGAAGTGCAGAAAGATAGCCTGCGCCCCTTTATTGTAGAAACCGAGAAGCTGAGCACAAGAGTGCTGGGTACTTCTTTTAATGTTCATACTGTGGATGGGCACTATGCCGTAGCTGTAGCTAGCGGAGCTGTAGAAGTACAGGCGAAAGTAAAAGGAGAAACACAAAAGCTACAGCTCATGCCTGGCCAGCAAGCCTCGCTTGACAGCCTTCAGACACAGCTCATTTTTGAAGAGCAGGTAACAGAAGAAACCTTTCTCTGGCGAAAGGGAATATTAGCTTTTCATGCAGACCCTATGCACAAGGTGGTGGCAGAGCTGGAAAGAGCTTTTGGTCGTGCCATAGACTGTGAGCCAGACCTGCTCCACCGGGCTATCACAGCGCGCTACTCACAAAAAACGCTGGACTACATACTGGAAGACTTATGCTTCCTGCTTGGAGCTGCTTATGAAGAAAACCAAAATCAGATACGCATAACCACACTACAGTAA
- a CDS encoding nuclear transport factor 2 family protein, producing the protein MSYLQRTKDLHAMLDQAKDLEALDIFFHTDVKVIEKPNGEVRNGVEAQKKAVEEWLNMVQDFHAGGTDSITANDEEGISMAETWMEVTLKGMPAPMKMEEVIVYRWEGDKIKEMSFYYHNPMQDDMQNNTQQASGEASTPA; encoded by the coding sequence ATGAGTTATTTGCAAAGAACAAAAGACCTGCATGCCATGCTAGACCAGGCGAAAGACCTGGAAGCATTAGACATTTTTTTTCATACCGATGTTAAAGTTATTGAGAAACCAAACGGTGAAGTACGCAATGGAGTAGAAGCTCAGAAGAAAGCTGTAGAAGAGTGGTTAAACATGGTTCAGGATTTCCATGCCGGAGGTACTGATAGCATTACTGCCAACGATGAAGAGGGTATTAGTATGGCTGAAACCTGGATGGAAGTTACACTTAAAGGTATGCCTGCGCCCATGAAGATGGAAGAGGTGATAGTGTATCGTTGGGAGGGAGATAAAATTAAAGAAATGAGTTTCTACTATCATAACCCTATGCAGGATGATATGCAGAATAATACTCAGCAGGCCAGCGGAGAAGCATCTACACCTGCATAA
- a CDS encoding endonuclease/exonuclease/phosphatase family protein, translating to MLKINVLALVLEAALWAVSFSSCTSAISEQADSRNHQEAFELSVMSYNIHHANPPSSPKVIDLEAIARVIEEQQPHLVALQEVDVLTARSGKVDQAKALAERLDMNYYFAKAISFEGGEYGVAILSRFPISETQTYSLPMQPDSGGEPRVFASAKVELPGSIFIRFANTHLDALSTDENRLLQIEKIAEISSKDELPMIIAGDFNAPPGSAVINVLDQSFSRSCNPCAPTIPVIEPERAIDFIAYRPSEAFTVKSHQVLPETYASDHLPVVSVFRMP from the coding sequence ATGCTAAAAATTAATGTACTCGCATTAGTCTTAGAGGCCGCCCTATGGGCGGTTTCTTTTTCTTCATGCACCTCTGCTATATCTGAGCAGGCTGACTCGCGCAACCATCAGGAAGCTTTTGAGCTTAGCGTAATGTCCTATAATATTCATCATGCTAACCCTCCTTCCAGCCCCAAAGTCATTGATCTGGAAGCCATTGCCAGAGTGATAGAAGAGCAGCAGCCCCACTTGGTAGCCTTGCAGGAGGTAGATGTGCTAACTGCCCGATCGGGTAAAGTAGACCAGGCTAAAGCACTGGCGGAACGTCTGGATATGAACTACTACTTTGCGAAAGCAATCAGTTTTGAGGGAGGAGAATATGGTGTTGCTATACTATCTCGTTTTCCAATAAGCGAAACTCAGACCTACTCTTTGCCTATGCAGCCGGACAGTGGAGGCGAACCCCGGGTATTTGCCAGTGCAAAAGTAGAGCTACCCGGTAGTATCTTTATCCGTTTTGCCAATACGCACCTGGATGCGCTCAGCACCGATGAAAACCGCCTGCTGCAAATAGAGAAAATTGCTGAGATCAGTAGTAAAGATGAGCTTCCTATGATTATTGCCGGAGATTTTAATGCTCCTCCGGGTTCAGCGGTTATTAATGTTCTGGACCAGAGTTTTAGCAGAAGTTGTAACCCCTGTGCGCCAACCATTCCGGTAATTGAGCCAGAGCGAGCTATAGATTTTATAGCTTACCGGCCATCAGAAGCATTTACTGTCAAATCTCATCAAGTGCTGCCCGAAACTTATGCCTCTGATCATCTTCCGGTAGTATCCGTTTTTCGCATGCCATAA
- a CDS encoding aminopeptidase P N-terminal domain-containing protein, whose product MKRYRLLVLFFLIANAISGWAQTEKPDDFLPMDFHQDRREALRAKMPPNSVAVFFANPVRNRSNDVDYHYHQDPNFYYLTGHTEPHAVLLIFKEKQQVNAESFDEIIFVRGHDALKELYDGGRLGKEGARKTLKIDVTFEGSDFKEYNIDFSKFDKVLFYDFHNDVRDTKEDGDLYDLIATFKQKINYPDEKEMTIEVEPAENKLDTKSLDKMMKSLRGIKTEEELELLRKAVKISALGQAEVMKAMHPGMSELEVQGMHEFIYKKYQAEHEGYPSIVGAGHNGCVLHYIENYKPKIEDGELILMDLGAEYHGYTADVTRTLPVNGKFTKEQKIIYDLVYEAQEAAMAICKEGTTFKELYAATARVINQGLVELGIYKSLQKEDIINPATGRNRYYPHGCTHHIGLDVHDLGENDTLRAGMVITIEPGIYIPEGSPCDPKWWNIPVRIEDDFLITEEGYELLSDLAPRRSEEVEALMAQPSSFENITLPSLEE is encoded by the coding sequence ATGAAAAGATACAGATTGTTAGTGCTATTTTTTTTGATAGCAAATGCTATCAGTGGCTGGGCACAAACAGAAAAGCCCGATGATTTCTTGCCAATGGATTTTCATCAGGATAGAAGAGAAGCCTTGAGAGCCAAAATGCCTCCTAACTCAGTAGCGGTATTCTTTGCCAATCCTGTGCGTAACCGTTCTAATGATGTGGATTATCATTATCATCAGGATCCGAATTTCTACTATCTGACCGGGCATACCGAACCTCATGCGGTGCTTCTTATCTTCAAAGAAAAGCAGCAGGTGAATGCTGAGTCATTTGATGAGATAATTTTTGTACGTGGGCACGATGCGCTCAAAGAGCTGTATGATGGAGGGCGCTTAGGAAAAGAAGGAGCTCGTAAAACCTTAAAAATAGATGTAACCTTTGAAGGAAGTGACTTTAAAGAATACAATATTGATTTCTCAAAATTTGATAAAGTACTCTTCTACGATTTTCATAATGATGTGCGAGATACCAAAGAAGACGGTGACCTGTATGATCTTATTGCCACATTTAAGCAGAAAATCAACTATCCAGACGAAAAAGAGATGACCATAGAGGTGGAGCCTGCGGAAAACAAGCTAGATACCAAATCTTTGGACAAGATGATGAAGTCTCTGAGAGGGATCAAAACGGAAGAAGAGCTGGAACTACTACGCAAGGCGGTAAAAATTTCTGCGCTGGGCCAGGCCGAAGTGATGAAGGCTATGCACCCCGGAATGTCTGAACTGGAAGTACAGGGCATGCATGAGTTTATATACAAAAAATACCAGGCCGAGCATGAAGGGTACCCCAGTATAGTAGGAGCTGGGCATAATGGCTGTGTGCTTCATTACATAGAAAACTACAAGCCTAAAATAGAAGATGGTGAGCTGATTTTGATGGATCTGGGGGCAGAGTATCATGGCTATACAGCTGATGTAACCCGTACGCTACCCGTAAACGGTAAATTTACCAAAGAGCAAAAAATAATTTACGATCTGGTTTATGAGGCGCAGGAAGCAGCCATGGCCATATGCAAAGAAGGAACAACTTTTAAAGAACTATATGCGGCTACTGCCCGGGTAATTAATCAGGGGCTGGTAGAGCTAGGCATCTACAAAAGCCTGCAAAAAGAAGATATTATCAATCCGGCTACTGGCCGTAATCGCTACTACCCTCATGGTTGTACTCACCATATCGGACTTGACGTACATGACCTGGGAGAAAACGACACCCTTCGTGCAGGAATGGTCATTACCATAGAGCCGGGGATTTATATTCCTGAGGGCAGCCCCTGCGACCCCAAATGGTGGAATATTCCAGTGCGCATAGAAGATGATTTTCTGATCACAGAAGAGGGGTACGAGCTATTATCTGACCTGGCTCCCAGAAGAAGCGAAGAAGTAGAAGCTTTAATGGCACAACCTAGCTCTTTTGAGAATATAACCCTGCCCAGTCTGGAAGAATAA
- a CDS encoding SusC/RagA family TonB-linked outer membrane protein — translation MKPKLPTKKSAARYGCFFLWLVLFNLCYPQLTVAHGKQDPSVISLSVQSARLVQVFKEIEDRYNYQFAYTDEVAELQHTISIYSKGATIEEVLEDLATQAPIRFRVRDQRVSVSIDEHLRQQLKPQKRIEGKVNDEEGQPIPGVSVLIKSTSTGTISDIDGNFSLNVADDLVEPVLIFSFVGYQTQEVNLNGRSNLTVTLYEDVQSLNEVVVVGYGTQKKANLTGAVSQIEARELAKRPNVNLTQSLQGVIPGLNINRSNGNPGSEPQINVRGYTSINGGGPLVLVDGVEGDVSKLNPADVESVTVLKDAAAAAIYGARGAFGVILITTKNAEAGRTRVSYTNNFAWGTTTTNTDFVTDPYLAAKLVDESFQVRLGRNYTGYTEADYEELKKRSEDPSLPDVVIENRNGRDQYIYYGNTDWWNTMFRKWQPSQNHNVTLTGGTEKLSVLLSGRFYKNTGILKVQDDTYESYNGRAKLDLKVNDWLSISENIQVNTSDQLSHGGSQYGWGEPWGSLIWVHALPSYVPQNPDGTASWRTELNNYTIGDGIYASLLYGKSKETIDQRQLVNTIGATLTPVPVEGLSVNFNFTNKWDFYDEMERSVRSPWSVYPGQIDYLGSDQLREVNGKGDYTALNIFANYEQSIGRHHFKEMIGFNREQKSYETVDTRKKNSISDDLNALDLGSSDPEAYGNAWEWASHGYFFRLNYDYDNRYLLEVNGRYDGSSRFPSDYRWGFFPSVSAGWSISNESFFDGLHDYVNDLKIRASYGSLGNQLVDYYAYVPTLAKNTAGTYAIDGNKLEYMNPPKLNPVDISWEEVNTINLGLDVSVLKNSLTANVDFFQRNTLGMLTPGKTLPAVLGTGSPEENAADLQTRGFEVSLTYQESLTLAGKPLNLVVNGTVSNQITEITKFDNPNNYLGDYYVGQTIGEIWGYHVPGLFATDEEAQNHVDQTRVNANINASPGEYGKVMAGDMKFADLDGNGEISEGDNTLENPGDRRIIGNSAPQFPYSFGIRADWNNIDFSAFFQGIGKQDWYPNTDSRLYWAMYNRPYNSFIRKDLVEEIWSEENPDGYYPRLRGYASLGNNRELGAVNDRYLQSVAYIRLKNLSIGYTLPKQWIESINLENVRFYFSGENLLTFSKLTDYVDPEAASGDVNFSNTNQADDRGTAQGYPFSKVFSFGVSVNF, via the coding sequence ATGAAACCAAAATTACCAACGAAGAAAAGTGCCGCGCGCTATGGGTGCTTCTTCCTTTGGCTTGTCTTGTTTAATCTGTGCTATCCCCAGCTTACTGTGGCTCATGGCAAGCAGGACCCTTCTGTCATCAGCCTTTCGGTGCAGAGTGCCCGGCTGGTGCAGGTCTTTAAAGAAATAGAAGACCGTTACAACTACCAGTTCGCCTACACCGATGAAGTAGCAGAGCTACAGCATACCATCAGTATTTATAGCAAAGGCGCCACTATTGAAGAAGTACTTGAAGACCTGGCTACTCAGGCTCCCATCCGTTTTAGAGTTAGAGATCAGAGAGTTTCTGTGAGCATAGATGAACATTTGCGTCAGCAATTGAAGCCTCAAAAGAGAATAGAAGGTAAGGTCAACGATGAAGAAGGTCAGCCTATCCCCGGGGTATCCGTTCTTATCAAAAGTACTTCTACCGGTACCATCAGTGATATTGATGGTAACTTCAGCCTCAATGTAGCCGATGATCTTGTGGAGCCGGTACTGATATTCTCTTTCGTAGGATATCAGACACAGGAAGTAAACCTAAATGGCCGCAGCAACCTTACCGTTACACTTTACGAAGATGTGCAGAGCCTCAATGAGGTAGTGGTAGTAGGCTATGGTACTCAGAAGAAAGCTAACCTGACCGGAGCTGTTTCTCAGATAGAAGCTAGAGAGCTGGCAAAGCGCCCCAATGTTAACCTTACACAAAGTTTGCAGGGAGTAATTCCCGGGCTAAATATTAATCGTAGCAATGGAAATCCAGGGTCAGAACCTCAGATCAATGTGCGAGGCTATACCTCCATCAATGGTGGTGGCCCTTTAGTATTAGTAGATGGGGTAGAGGGTGATGTAAGTAAGCTTAACCCTGCCGATGTAGAGTCAGTGACTGTACTTAAAGATGCCGCTGCCGCTGCTATTTATGGTGCCAGAGGTGCATTTGGAGTCATACTTATTACTACCAAAAATGCAGAGGCTGGCCGTACCCGTGTCAGCTATACCAACAATTTTGCCTGGGGTACTACTACCACTAATACAGACTTTGTTACCGACCCCTATTTGGCAGCCAAACTGGTAGACGAATCCTTTCAGGTAAGGCTGGGACGTAACTATACCGGCTATACAGAAGCAGATTACGAAGAACTAAAGAAAAGGTCAGAAGACCCCTCTCTGCCAGATGTGGTTATAGAAAACCGTAATGGTAGAGATCAGTACATCTACTATGGTAATACCGACTGGTGGAATACCATGTTTCGTAAATGGCAGCCTTCTCAAAACCACAATGTTACACTTACCGGAGGTACCGAAAAGCTTAGCGTTTTGCTCTCAGGCCGTTTCTACAAAAATACCGGTATCCTCAAAGTACAGGATGATACCTATGAGTCGTATAACGGGCGTGCCAAGCTGGATCTGAAAGTGAACGACTGGCTTAGCATCTCTGAAAATATACAGGTAAATACCAGCGACCAGCTATCGCACGGCGGTAGCCAGTACGGATGGGGCGAACCCTGGGGTAGCCTGATCTGGGTGCATGCCCTGCCTTCTTATGTTCCTCAAAACCCTGACGGAACAGCGAGCTGGCGTACCGAGCTGAACAACTACACCATCGGAGATGGTATTTACGCCTCTTTGCTATATGGTAAGTCAAAAGAAACTATTGACCAGCGCCAGCTGGTCAACACCATAGGGGCTACCCTTACCCCCGTGCCGGTAGAAGGGTTAAGCGTAAACTTTAATTTCACCAACAAGTGGGACTTCTATGATGAGATGGAAAGAAGCGTGAGAAGCCCCTGGTCGGTCTATCCCGGGCAGATAGACTATCTGGGTAGTGATCAGCTCAGAGAAGTAAACGGTAAAGGCGACTATACAGCTCTTAATATCTTTGCCAACTACGAGCAAAGTATTGGTCGTCATCATTTTAAAGAAATGATAGGCTTTAACCGTGAGCAAAAAAGCTACGAAACCGTAGACACCCGCAAGAAAAATAGTATATCGGATGACCTGAATGCTTTAGATCTGGGTAGCAGCGACCCTGAAGCCTATGGAAATGCCTGGGAGTGGGCTTCGCATGGTTACTTTTTCAGACTTAACTATGACTACGACAACCGTTACCTGCTGGAAGTAAATGGTAGGTATGATGGTTCTTCTCGTTTTCCTTCAGACTACCGCTGGGGATTCTTTCCTTCAGTATCTGCGGGCTGGTCTATCAGTAACGAAAGCTTCTTTGATGGCCTGCACGACTATGTAAATGACCTGAAAATCAGGGCTTCTTACGGTTCTCTAGGAAACCAGTTAGTAGACTACTACGCATACGTGCCTACGCTGGCTAAAAATACTGCTGGCACTTACGCTATAGATGGCAACAAGCTGGAGTATATGAACCCTCCCAAACTTAACCCGGTAGACATCAGCTGGGAAGAAGTTAATACAATCAACCTGGGGTTGGATGTTTCTGTGCTAAAAAACAGCCTTACTGCTAATGTGGACTTTTTCCAGAGAAATACACTGGGCATGCTCACACCTGGTAAAACACTGCCAGCAGTATTAGGTACCGGATCACCTGAAGAAAACGCAGCTGACCTACAGACCCGAGGTTTTGAAGTAAGCCTGACCTACCAGGAAAGCCTGACCCTGGCTGGTAAACCTCTTAACCTGGTGGTGAATGGTACAGTATCTAACCAGATTACAGAAATTACCAAGTTTGATAACCCAAACAACTACCTGGGAGACTACTACGTAGGACAGACGATAGGTGAAATTTGGGGTTATCACGTTCCCGGCCTGTTTGCTACCGATGAGGAGGCTCAAAACCATGTAGATCAGACCAGGGTAAACGCGAATATCAACGCTTCTCCGGGAGAGTACGGTAAAGTAATGGCCGGTGATATGAAGTTTGCAGACCTGGACGGAAATGGTGAGATTAGCGAAGGTGACAATACACTGGAAAACCCCGGCGACCGCCGTATTATTGGTAATTCTGCGCCTCAGTTTCCTTACAGCTTTGGCATCAGAGCAGACTGGAACAACATAGATTTTTCAGCTTTCTTTCAGGGAATAGGCAAGCAGGATTGGTACCCCAACACTGACTCCCGCCTATACTGGGCAATGTACAACCGGCCTTACAACTCATTTATCCGTAAGGATCTGGTAGAAGAAATCTGGAGCGAGGAAAATCCTGATGGTTACTACCCACGCCTCAGAGGGTACGCCTCATTAGGTAACAATCGTGAGCTGGGGGCGGTAAATGATCGTTATTTACAAAGTGTAGCCTATATACGCCTTAAGAATCTGAGCATTGGCTATACCCTGCCTAAGCAGTGGATAGAAAGCATAAACCTGGAAAATGTGAGGTTCTACTTCAGTGGCGAAAATCTGCTTACTTTCAGCAAGCTCACAGATTATGTAGATCCTGAAGCCGCTTCTGGCGATGTAAATTTTTCTAATACTAACCAGGCAGACGACCGAGGCACAGCTCAGGGGTACCCATTCAGCAAAGTGTTCTCTTTTGGAGTAAGTGTCAACTTCTAA